One genomic window of Falco peregrinus isolate bFalPer1 chromosome 18, bFalPer1.pri, whole genome shotgun sequence includes the following:
- the TCAP gene encoding LOW QUALITY PROTEIN: telethonin (The sequence of the model RefSeq protein was modified relative to this genomic sequence to represent the inferred CDS: deleted 1 base in 1 codon): MLGPSTVVRSGGLLSGARLGCHVQEEDVGRRETFSAEWLDLELSTRPEEGWCRREVDEQRRETLEHRGEVRVLEQRSPWGLLQFGCLGQPLTQHLLPYARTLPLPLFAPSDLRGAKAGVPRTLSRSLSHEAQRG; the protein is encoded by the exons ATGTTGGGGCCGAGCACGGTGGTCCGCAGCGGGGGGCTGCTCTCGGGCGCCCGCCTGGGCTGCCATGTGCAGGAGGAGGACGTGGGGCGTCGTGAGACGTTCAGCGCCGAGTGGCTGGACCTGGAGCTCAGCACCAGGCCTGAGGAGGG GTGGTGCCGGCGAGAGGTGGACGAGCAGCGCCGGGAGACTCTGGAGCATCGC GGGGAGGTTCGGGTGCTGGAGCAGCGCTcgccctgggggctgctgcagttcgggtgcctggggcagcccctgacccagcacctcctgccctaCGCCCgcaccctgcccctgcccctcttcGCCCCCTCGGACCTCCGCGGTGCCAAGGCGGGGGTCCCCCGCACCCTCTCCCGCTCCCTCTCGCACGAGGCCCAGCGGGGCTGA